From the Tripterygium wilfordii isolate XIE 37 chromosome 6, ASM1340144v1, whole genome shotgun sequence genome, one window contains:
- the LOC120000777 gene encoding dihydrofolate reductase-like isoform X2 yields MGTEAEAAGIAKKPRFLCLHGFRTSGEILKKQIMKWPDSVLDKLDLVFPDGPFPAQGKSDVEGIFDPPYYEWFQFNKEFSEYTNFDECLAYIEDYMIKHGPFDGLLGFSQGAILSAGLPGMQGKGVALKKVPKIKFLIIIGGAKFKSPTVAEQAYSAPIQCPTLHFLDEKSLPMVMEFLERIQKMNVQ; encoded by the exons ATGGGAACAGAGGCTGAGGCTGCTGGGATTGCGAAGAAACCGAGGTTTCTGTGCCTCCATGGATTCAGAACCAGCGGAGAAATTCTCAAGAAACAGATTATGAAGTGGCCCGATTCGGTGCTCGATAAGCTGGATCTTGTTTTCCCAGATGGGCCCTTTCCTGCCCAAGGGAAATCTGACGTTGAAGGCATTTTCGATCCTCCTTATTACGAGTGGTTCCAGTTTAACAAG GAATTCTCGGAGTACACAAACTTCGACGAGTGCCTTGCCTATATCGAGGATTACATGATAAAGCACGGACCGTTTGACGGGCTCCTGGGTTTCTCACAG GGAGCGATACTGTCGGCTGGGCTACCAGGGATGCAAGGGAAG GGTGTGGCACTAAAGAAAGTGCCTAAAATAAAGTTTCTTATAATAATTGGAGGGGCAAAGTTCAAATCACCAACGGTGGCTGAACAGGCATATTCTGCTCCAATCCAATGCCCAACCCTCCACTTTTTAG ATGAGAAGAGTTTGCCAATGGTGATGGAGTTCTTGGAGAGAATTCAAAAGATG AATGTTCAATGA
- the LOC120000777 gene encoding dihydrofolate reductase-like isoform X1 — MGTEAEAAGIAKKPRFLCLHGFRTSGEILKKQIMKWPDSVLDKLDLVFPDGPFPAQGKSDVEGIFDPPYYEWFQFNKEFSEYTNFDECLAYIEDYMIKHGPFDGLLGFSQGAILSAGLPGMQGKGVALKKVPKIKFLIIIGGAKFKSPTVAEQAYSAPIQCPTLHFLGEHDFLKQYGKELLESCVDPVVIHHPKGHTIPRIDEKSLPMVMEFLERIQKMNVQ, encoded by the exons ATGGGAACAGAGGCTGAGGCTGCTGGGATTGCGAAGAAACCGAGGTTTCTGTGCCTCCATGGATTCAGAACCAGCGGAGAAATTCTCAAGAAACAGATTATGAAGTGGCCCGATTCGGTGCTCGATAAGCTGGATCTTGTTTTCCCAGATGGGCCCTTTCCTGCCCAAGGGAAATCTGACGTTGAAGGCATTTTCGATCCTCCTTATTACGAGTGGTTCCAGTTTAACAAG GAATTCTCGGAGTACACAAACTTCGACGAGTGCCTTGCCTATATCGAGGATTACATGATAAAGCACGGACCGTTTGACGGGCTCCTGGGTTTCTCACAG GGAGCGATACTGTCGGCTGGGCTACCAGGGATGCAAGGGAAG GGTGTGGCACTAAAGAAAGTGCCTAAAATAAAGTTTCTTATAATAATTGGAGGGGCAAAGTTCAAATCACCAACGGTGGCTGAACAGGCATATTCTGCTCCAATCCAATGCCCAACCCTCCACTTTTTAG GAGAGCATGACTTTCTGAAGCAATATGGGAAGGAATTACTGGAATCATGTGTAGACCCTGTAGTGATTCATCATCCTAAAGGACACACAATTCCCAGAATTG ATGAGAAGAGTTTGCCAATGGTGATGGAGTTCTTGGAGAGAATTCAAAAGATG AATGTTCAATGA
- the LOC120000965 gene encoding serine/threonine-protein kinase PEPKR2-like, translating to MRKKRKGSEGDQCPNVAEEVAPARDSRPSNLRSHYSLEDYARLKKRCKEDADTEPNNSCKSRLAGIATAPPCGASLLVPPGRGLKRKIGCIDVATQTGRKNKIEDDYFSGATIGHGKFGSVWLCRSKVSGADFACKTLQKGEETVHREVEIMQHLSGHPGVVTLHSVYEETECFHLVMELCSGGRLIDQIVKEGRYSEQRAANIFKDVISVVKYCHDMGVVHRDIKPENILLTTTGKIKLADFGLAMRISNGQTLSGLAGSPAYVAPEVLLGDYSEKVDIWSAGVLLHVLLVGSLPFQGDSLQAVFEAIKNAKLDFNSGGWELISKPARDLIGRMLTRDVTARITAEEVLRHPWVLFYTERTLKTLSIRSKLKNQAGEPSRPLAGARDSNFDSSKINCGSICEGSILHSSSESSSCESVEKDESGLVDALAVAISNVRISEPKRSKLCGPTGPIEQQYSSNLTASNLCRAF from the exons AtgaggaagaaaaggaaaggaagtgAAGGTGATCAGTGCCCAAATGTGGCGGAAGAAGTAGCACCAGCTCGTGATTCACGACCATCAAATCTTAGGTCTCATTATTCGCTAGAAGATTATGCTAGGTTAAAGAAGAGGTGCAAAGAAGATGCGGACACCGAACCTAATAATTCTTGCAAAAGTAGGCTTGCAGGCATTGCTACTGCTCCACCCTGCGGTGCCTCATTATTGGTACCACCAGGAAGGGGTCTTAAGAGGAAGATAGGGTGCATTGATGTTGCTACCCAGACGGGTCGAAAAAACAAGATTGAAGATGACTATTTTTCAGGTGCCACAATTGGGCATGGTAAATTTGGGTCTGTTTGGTTGTGCAGGTCAAAGGTAAGTGGGGCAGATTTTGCATGTAAGACTTTGCAAAAAGGTGAGGAGACCGTTCATAGGGAGGTGGAGATAATGCAGCACTTGTCAGGGCATCCTGGAGTTGTGACGTTGCATTCTGTGTATGAGGAGACAGAGTGTTTTCATCTTGTGATGGAGTTGTGCTCTGGAGGACGTTTGATTGACCAGATTGTGAAGGAAGGACGGTATTCAGAACAACGTGCTGCGAATATATTCAAGGATGTGATATCCGTTGTTAAGTATTGTCATGACATGGGTGTTGTACACAGAGATATAAAGCCAGAGAACATATTACTTACAACAACAGGAAAGATAAAGCTTGCAGATTTTGGCCTTGCAATGAGAATTTCAAATG GTCAAACATTGTCTGGTTTAGCTGGAAGTCCAGCTTACGTTGCCCCAGAAGTTCTGTTGGGGGATTATTCAGAGAAGGTTGACATATGGAGTGCTGGAGTACTTTTGCATGTGCTTCTGGTTGGATCACTTCCATTTCAGGGAGACTCCTTACAGGCAGTTTTTGAGGCAATAAAAAATGCAAAGCTTGATTTTAACTCGGGTGGATGGGAGTTAATATCTAAACCTGCACGTGATTTGATAGGAAGGATGCTTACAAGGGATGTTACTGCAAGGATAACGGCTGAGGAAGTGTTGA GGCATCCTTGGGTTCTGTTCTACACAGAGCGCACTTTGAAGACGTTATCTATCAGGTCAAAATTGAAGAATCAAGCTGGGGAACCTTCTCGCCCACTAGCTGGTGCACGTGACTCCAACTTTGACAGCAGCAAGATAAATTGCGGTTCCATCTGTGAGGGTTCGATTTTGCATTCATCGTCAGAAAGTTCTAGCTGTGAGTCAGTAGAAAAGGATGAAAGTGGTCTTGTTGATGCACTTGCGGTGGCAATTTCTAACGTGAGAATTTCTGAGCCAAAGAGGAGCAAGCTGTGTGGGCCAACAGGCCCGATCGAGCAGCAATATTCATCTAACTTGACCGCTAGCAATCTCTGTAGAGCATTTTGA